The Hevea brasiliensis isolate MT/VB/25A 57/8 chromosome 1, ASM3005281v1, whole genome shotgun sequence genome has a window encoding:
- the LOC131168733 gene encoding premnaspirodiene oxygenase-like: MVALAFTPLKMGPPTFLSIPLNTAPSHFALRVYCQKTAAENTTKRLPPGPRKLPFIGNLHNLAGSLPHHVLKDLAKEYGPLMHLQLGEVPAVVVSSAEMAHEVMKTHDHVFAQRPELISSKILSYDSSDLVFAKGEYWKQIRKICLTELLGAKKVKSFAPIREDEVSNLLESIRLAGESPVNLTEKIFWMTSVIACRAAFGNKWEDQRAVISIARESLSLSGGFDLADLYPAREFLHVITNMKPRLEKMRVKLDKVLDRIVNEHKQKLLSGKGESEDAEVLVDVLLRLQGSGRLECPITIDNVKAIIWDMFVAGTDTSSTTTEWALAEMIRNPRVLKKAQAEIRESLKGKETISEEDIQGLQYLKLVIKETLRIHPAVPLLLPRESKERCEIGGYEIPEKTKVIVNAWAIGRDPEYWQDPEKFIPERFSDNSIDFRGTNFNYIPFGAGRRICPGMTFGLANVELPLAKLLYHFDYKLPEGMRPEDLDMTESFGATVGRKNNLQLIATPYVPSSSTCEASTQNMEAMEVLK, translated from the exons ATGGTAGCACTTGCTTTCACCCCTTTGAAGATGGGACCTCCAACCTTTTTGTCTATCCCCCTTAACACTGCTCCTTCTCACTTTGCTTTAAGAGTATATTGCCAGAAAACTGCAGCAGAAAACACCACCAAAAGACTGCCTCCAGGGCCAAGAAAATTGCCTTTCATTGGAAACCTGCACAATTTGGCAGGTTCACTACCGCATCATGTTCTTAAAGATCTAGCCAAAGAATATGGTCCTCTCATGCATCTTCAGCTGGGTGAAGTTCCAGCTGTTGTTGTATCATCAGCTGAGATGGCTCATGAGGTGATGAAGACACATGATCATGTGTTTGCTCAGAGGCCTGAACTTATTTCTTCCAAAATTTTGTCATATGATAGTTCTGATCTTGTCTTCGCCAAAGGAGAATACTGGAAGCAAATTAGGAAAATTTGTTTAACAGAACTTTTGGGTGCTAAAAAGGTCAAGTCCTTTGCTCCTATTCGGGAAGATGAGGTTTCAAATCTCCTTGAATCCATCCGCTTGGCTGGAGAATCTCCTGTCAATTTGACAGAGAAGATTTTCTGGATGACTAGTGTCATAGCTTGTAGAGCAGCTTTCGGCAACAAATGGGAAGATCAAAGAGCAGTCATATCAATAGCCAGGGAATCTCTATCGCTATCAGGAGGATTTGACTTGGCTGATTTATACCCTGCACGAGAATTTCTTCATGTAATCACCAACATGAAGCCAAGGTTAGAGAAAATGCGTGTCAAATTGGACAAGGTTTTGGATAGAATCGTAAACGAACATAAGCAGAAATTGTTGAGTGGCAAAGGTGAATCTGAAGACGCTGAAGTTTTAGTTGATGTTCTTCTCAGGCTTCAGGGAAGTGGTAGGCTTGAGTGTCCTATTACTATTGACAATGTTAAAGCTATCATCTGG GATATGTTCGTTGCTGGAACTGATACTTCATCAACAACAACAGAATGGGCTCTAGCAGAAATGATCAGGAACCCAAGAGTCCTGAAGAAGGCACAAGCTGAGATAAGGGAATCCCTTAAAGGGAAGGAAACAATTTCCGAAGAAGATATTCAAGGATTACAATACCTAAAGCTGGTGATCAAAGAAACTCTAAGGATACACCCTGCAGTACCCTTGTTACTTCCAAGAGAAAGTAAAGAAAGATGTGAGATTGGTGGATATGAAATCCCTGAAAAAACCAAAGTGATTGTCAACGCCTGGGCGATAGGGAGAGATCCAGAGTATTGGCAGGATCCTGAGAAATTCATACCAGAGAGGTTCAGTGACAATTCCATTGATTTTAGAGGGACTAACTTCAACTACATTCCATTTGGAGCTGGAAGGAGGATATGCCCTGGTATGACTTTTGGTCTTGCCAACGTTGAGCTTCCTCTTGCTAAATTACTTTACCATTTCGATTATAAGTTGCCGGAGGGAATGAGACCAGAGGATTTAGACATGACTGAATCCTTTGGAGCAACTGTTGGAAGAAAGAATAACTTGCAGCTGATTGCTACTCCTTACGTACCTTCTTCATCCACTTGTGAGGCCTCAACTCAAAACATGGAAGCAATGGAAGTTCTCAAATAA